Proteins encoded in a region of the Ranitomeya imitator isolate aRanImi1 chromosome 9, aRanImi1.pri, whole genome shotgun sequence genome:
- the CETP gene encoding cholesteryl ester transfer protein encodes MWPLILVTIYFLRISSACEFTPSSTQETGIVCRVTKPAALVLNEKTSEVIQAAFRHASFPNITGEKAVSFLGKVTYGLTNIQISNLSIESSEVDLKEDDAVEIMIKNVSASFKGTLNYGYGTWFVQVEHSIDFEIFSSIDLQVNTKLTCGNNRIAADTSDCYLSFHELILHLHGDKQPGWFKQLFTDLISFTLKLVLKGQICKEINYVANLLADFIQDRAENFLSYGDIGVNIDVTDFPVIKENYLESHHKGFLAYKNLTVSYNDSIFSPSLLKHDRMLYFWFSEQVLDSLMLAYFLNQHLTLNLSGEELKDILQNDNEASHQEILREILHNHAANEISAKVWSLTAPGIKITPKGTMVTSSVAVHISITSASDLYFETETVTAVQASYADKKLKLHPSNPLVSIKNVRSSLTVSMNEEQIKQFLQTVVSEFGIQAIVERLESALTSLMNSKSLNLFEIINPEIIPHEGYLIVQLDFGFPHHLLVDFLKRAL; translated from the exons TGAATGAGAAGACTTCTGAAGTTATCCAGGCTGCTTTCAGACATGCCTCTTTTCCTAACATCACGGGAGAAAAAGCTGTCAGCTTTTTGGGGAAAGTGACATATGGTTTAACAAA TATTCAGATCAGTAATCTATCGATAGAAAGCAGTGAAGTGGATCTGAAGGAGGATGACGCCGTGGAGATCATGATCAAAAACGTCAGCGCATCTTTCAAAGGAACTCTGAACTACGGATATGGGACCTGGTT TGTTCAGGTTGAACATTCTATTGACTTTGAAATCTTTTCCTCCATTGATTTACAAGTGAACACTAAACTCA CTTGTGGAAATAACCGCATTGCTGCTGATACTTCTGACTGCTACCTGTCGTTTCATGAACTGATTTTACACCTTCATGGAGACAAGCA gcCTGGATGGTTTAAGCAACTATTTACAGATTTAATTTCATTCACCTTAAAGCTTGTGCTTAAAGGTCAG ATTTGTAAAGAAATAAATTATGTGGCAAACCTACTTGCTGATTTCATCCAAGACAGAGCAG AAAACTTTCTGAGTTATGGAGATATTGGAGTGAATATTGATGTCACAGACTTCCCAGTCATTAAAGAAAACTACCTGGAGTCCCATCACAAG GGTTTTCTGGCCTACAAGAATCTCACAGTTTCCTACAATGACTCCATCTTCTCCCCTTCGCTTCTAAAGCACGATAGGATGCTCTACTTCTGGTTTTCAGAGCAGGTCCTGGATTCTCTAATGCTGGCATATTTTCTCAATCAGCATTTGACACTGAATCTTTCCGGCGAAGAGTTAAAG GATATCCTTCAGAATGATAATGAGGCATCCCATCAGGAAATCCTACGAGAG ATCCTCCACAATCATGCAGCTAACGAAATCTCTGCAAAAGTGTGGAGTCTCACGGCCCCTGGAATTAAAATTACACCAAAGGGCACGATGGTGACCTCTTCTGTCGCGGTCCATATAAGCATCACTTCTGCATCAGATTTATATTTTGAAACG GAAACGGTTACCGCCGTCCAGGCCTCGTATGCAGACAAAAAACTGAAGTTGCACCCGTCTAATCCTCT AGTTTCTATTAAAAATGTCAGAAGTTCCCTAACGGTTTCTATG AACGAAGAACAGATTAAACAATTTCTCCAAACTGTGGTGTCTGAATTTGGGATTCAAGCTATAGTGGAAC GTTTGGAGTCGGCTTTGACATCCCTGATGAACAGTAAAAGCCTAAATTTATTTGAAATCATAAATCCTGAAATAATCCCACATGAG GGTTATTTAATAGTCCAGCTGGATTTTGGATTTCCTCATCATTTGTTGGTGGATTTCCTGAAAAGGGCCCTGTAG
- the RSPRY1 gene encoding RING finger and SPRY domain-containing protein 1, whose translation MIVLAWIAFHASRSLVRGFLLHFGHHPVHLNEQSGTSNMGNNCVCREDSGVEDNVDSPSQQTESRIVPASESRNRPRDPVRPPRRGRGPHEPRRKKPNVDGLVLDTLAVIRTLVDNDQEPPYSMITLHEMAETDNGWLDVVQSLIRVIPLEDPLGPAVITLLLDECPLPTKDALQKLTEKLNLSAATAVQDSSNPAKHRNTTAVLGCLAEKLAGPASISLLSPGILEYLLESLNFRFHPMVILFALIALEKFSQTSENKMTVSESRISDRLLLLETWTNNGDFLKRQVGFCAQWSLDNLFLKEGRQLTYEKADLVPINAMLNSNDVSEYLKISPYGLEARCDASSFESVRCTFCVDNGVWYYEVTVITSGVMQIGWATKDSKFLNHEGYGIGDDEYSCAYDGCRQLIWYNAKSKAHQHPCWKEGDTVGFLLDLHKKLMVFSLNGNQLPPEKQVFSSTTSGFFAAASFMSYQQCEFNFGAKPFKYPPANKFSTFNEYAVLAPEEKVILPRHRRLALLKQVSIRENCCTLCCDEVADTELRPCGHSDLCMECALQLETCPLCRQEIKTRVRQISHIS comes from the exons ATGATTGTGCTCGCTTGGATTGCATTTCACGCTAGCAGGAGCCTTGTGCGAGGTTTTCTGCTGCACTTTGGGCACCATCCAGTCCATTTAAATGAACAGTCGGGGACCAGTAACATGGGGAACAATTGCGTTTGTAGAGAAGATAGCGGGGTGGAGGACAATGTAGACTCGCCCAGCCAACAAACTGAGAGCCGTATTGTACCTGCCAGTGAATCTAGGAACCGTCCAAGAGACCCAGTAAGACCACCAAGGAGAGGAAGGGGACCACATGAGCCACGGAGGAAAAAGCCCAATGTGGACGGCCTGGTGCTGGATACTTTGGCCGTCATAAGAACTCTTGTAGACAA TGACCAGGAGCCCCCATATTCCATGATCACTTTGCATGAAATGGCAGAAACAg ATAACGGCTGGCTGGACGTGGTGCAGTCCCTCATCAGAGTCATTCCACTAGAAGATCCTCTGGGTCCGGCCGTCATCACATTGCTCCTGGATGAGTGTCCGCTGCCAACAAAA GATGCCCTACAGAAGCTGACGGAGAAATTAAATCTAAGCGCGGCCACGGCGGTCCAAGACTCGAGTAATCCCGCCAAGCACCGTAACACCACTGCAGTTTTAGGCTGCTTGGCTGAGAAATTGGCAG GTCCTGCTAGTATCTCCCTGCTGAGCCCTGGGATTTTGGAGTACTTGTTAGAAAGTCTG AATTTCAGGTTTCATCCCATGGTCATTCTGTTTGCACTTATTGCACTGGAGAAGTTTTCACAAACAA GTGAAAATAAAATGACTGTTTCCGAGTCTCGGATAAGCGATCGTCTTCTCCTGCTTGAGACGTGGACAAATAATGGGGATTTCTTGAAGCGTCAGGTGGGCTTCTGTGCCCAGTGGAGCTTGGACAATTTAT TCCTGAAAGAAGGGAGACAGCTGACGTACGAGAAAGCTGACCTGGTGCCCATCAATGCCATGCTGAACAGCAATGACGTGAGCGAGTACCTGAAGATTTCCCCCTATGGATTAGAA GCCCGGTGCGATGCTTCCTCCTTTGAGAGTGTTCGCTGCACGTTTTGTGTAGACAATGGTGTTTGGTATTATGAAGTAACGGTGATCACCTCTGGAGTCATGCAGATAGGCTGGGCGACCAAAGACAGCAAGTTCCTTAATCAT GAAGGATACGGCATCGGGGATGATGAGTATTCATGTGCGTATGATGGCTGCAGGCAGCTGATATGGTATAATGCTAAAAGTAAAGCTCACCAACATCCCTGCTGGAAAGAAG GAGACACTGTCGGCTTTTTATTGGACTTGCATAAAAAGTTAATGGTCTTTTCTCTTAACGGGAACCAACTTCCACCTGAGAAACAAGTTTTCTCTTCCACCAC gtcGGGGTTTTTCGCTGCAGCAAGTTTCATGTCCTATCAGCAGTGCGAGTTCAACTTTGGAGCGAAGCCCTTTAAATATCCACCTGCAAACAAATTTAGCACTTTTAACGAATATGCCGTGTTGGCTCCTGAAGAAAAGGTCATTTTGCCAAG GCACAGACGCTTAGCACTGTTAAAACAAGTCAGCATTCGGGAGAACTGCTGCACGCTCTGCTGTGACGAGGTGGCCGACACAGAACTGAGGCCTTGTGGACACAG
- the PSME3IP1 gene encoding PSME3-interacting protein → MDGHEGDLVMNKRFVTESEIEERRKKRQEEWEKVRKPEDPEECPEEVYDPRSLYEKLQEQKEKKQQEFEEKLKFKNMVRGLEEDESNFLSEVSRKQELLEKQRRDEERKELMEFRNARTIASTSTENKKRETEKKPLAKPPDTKNKLSQSKLLAGAVRHRSNSESSSAKKLKVEHEQEKLKESRSSPADSSSTTVPRVHCPPASICIGILPGLGAYSGSSDSESSSDSEATINNMGKIVSSVFRSGTFLDAP, encoded by the exons ATGGACGGACATGAAGGGGATCTGGTTATGAACAAACGGTTTGTGACAGAATCCGAAATAGAGGAAAGACGAAAAAAAAGGCAGGAGGAATGGGAAAAAGTGCGGAAGCCGGAAGACCCAGAAG aGTGCCCAGAGGAGGTTTATGACCCACGATCTTTATATGAAAAACTTCAGGAACAGAAAGAAAAGAAACAACAGGAATTTGAAGAAAAGTTAAAATTCA aaaatatGGTCCGAGGTTTGGAAGAGGATGAATCAAACTTTCTTTCCGAAGTTTCAAGGAAACAAGAGTTGCTGGAAAAGCAAAGGAGAGATGAAGAACGAAAAGAATTAATGGAATTTAGA AATGCACGGACTATAGCCAGCACATCCACAGAAAATAAGAAGAGGGAGACTGAGAAGAAGCCGCTGGCAAAACCCCCCGACACCAAGAATAAACTTTCTCAGTCCAAGTTGCTGGCAGGAGCCGTGCGACACAGAAG taattctgAAAGCTCCAGCGCAAAGAAATTAAAAGTTGAGCATGAACAAGAAAAGTTAAAAG AGAGCCGCTCCAGCCCTGCCGACAGCTCCTCTACCACCGTTCCCCGAGTCCATTGCCCTCCAGCCTCCATCTGTATTGGAATCTTACCTGGTCTCGGCGCCTATTCAGGAAGCAGCGATTCCGAGTCCAGCTCGGACAGCGAGGCCACGATAAATAACATGGGGAAGATTGTCTCCTCTGTATTTCGCTCAGGCACGTTCCTTGATGCACCTTAA
- the LOC138648806 gene encoding carbohydrate sulfotransferase 5-like codes for MARIRVMGCVITVVIFLQIIFLVNFHQKSYVNSPTTEGQPRKVHLLILSTWRSGSSFLGQIFSQHPDVFYLMEPAWHVWKSLPRYSAHVLHMAVRDMVRSVFKCDMSVFDTYIETKNKVWNLFHWYSNTALCSPPACDSFSRSNITNGTACRKLCGNHSFSKVEEACEKYSHIVVKELRFLDITVLYPLLKDPSLNLKILHLVRDPRAVGKSRGQTPRALAGDNGVVLDTNGTKINDTNYEVLQKICESHVNMYKTATHKPPPFLKGKYMLVRYEDLVRNPLEKVEEMYKFANLQLMDHLSQWIYDITHGDGQGKRKEAFETTPRDARNVSEVWRNVLRFPKVRQIQAVCKEAMAAFRYQFMSSEAEQKDKSRDFILPLYITMP; via the coding sequence ATGGCCAGGATAAGGGTGATGGGCTGTGTAATTACTGTAGTAATATTCCTACAAATCATTTTCCTGGTTAATTTCCACCAAAAATCATACGTTAATTCACCGACTACGGAAGGACAACCGAGGAAGGTTCATCTTCTCATCCTTTCCACCTGGAGGTCTGGATCATCTTTCTTAGGTCAGATTTTTAGCCAGCACCCTGATGTCTTCTACTTGATGGAGCCGGCTTGGCACGTATGGAAGTCCCTACCGCGCTACAGTGCCCACGTTCTTCACATGGCCGTAAGGGACATGGTCCGATCGGTCTTTAAATGCGATATGTCCGTGTTCGATACATACATAGAAACTAAGAATAAAGTTTGGAATCTATTCCATTGGTATTCCAACACGGCTCTCTGTTCACCCCCCGCGTGCGATTCCTTTTCTCGTTCCAACATCACGAATGGAACGGCTTGTAGGAAACTTTGCGGAAACCATTCATTTAGTAAAGTGGAAGAGGCATGTGAAAAGTATAGCCACATTGTTGTGAAAGAGCTTCGATTCTTGGACATCACGGTGCTCTATCCTCTTCTCAAAGACCCTTCCTTAAACCTGAAAATTCTCCATTTGGTCCGAGACCCTCGAGCGGTTGGGAAGTCTCGCGGACAGACTCCGAGAGCTCTTGCGGGTGACAATGGCGTCGTCCTCGACACCAACGGCACGAAGATAAATGACACAAACTACGAGGTTTTACAGAAAATCTGTGAGAGTCACGTAAATATGTACAAGACGGCCACCCATAAGCCTCCTCCATTCCTGAAAGGGAAATACATGCTGGTCAGGTATGAAGATCTGGTGAGAAACCCATTAGAAAAAGTGGAGGAGATGTATAAATTCGCAAATTTACAATTGATGGATCATCTTAGTCAGTGGATCTACGACATAACTCATGGGGACGGACAAGGCAAACGAAAGGAAGCCTTCGAAACCACTCCGAGAGATGCACGGAACGTATCGGAAGTTTGGAGGAACGTTCTTCGCTTCCCGAAAGTCAGGCAAATTCAGGCCGTCTGTAAGGAAGCCATGGCTGCTTTTAGGTACCAGTTTATGAGCTCAGAGGCAGAGCAGAAGGATAAGTCACGAGATTTTATACTGCCGTTGTACATCACAATGCCTTAA